The Amblyraja radiata isolate CabotCenter1 chromosome 1, sAmbRad1.1.pri, whole genome shotgun sequence genome contains a region encoding:
- the nans gene encoding sialic acid synthase has protein sequence MSLQFELCPGRSVGGQHPCFIIAEIGQNHQGDLDIAKRMIRMAKECGADCAKFQKSELEHKFNKAALQKPYTSQHSWGATYGDHKRFLEFSHQQYRELAKFAEEVGIFFTASGMDEMAVEFLHELNVPFFKVGSGDTNNFPYLEKAAKKGRPMVISSGMQSMETMRKVYHTVKPINPNFCLLQCTSAYPLEPEDVHLRVLTEYQKEFPDIPIGYSGHETGIAISIAAVALGAKVLERHVTLDKSWKGSDHQASLEPAELRELVHCIRTVERAMGSPLKQMLPCEVACHNKLGKSIVAKVPIAAGTMLTLDMMTVKVAVPNGVDPSHIFNLVGKRVKANVGADATITDDVVGEHSS, from the exons ATGTCGCTGCAGTTCGAGCTGTGCCCGGGCCGCTCGGTGGGCGGGCAGCACCCCTGCTTCATCATCGCCGAGATCGGGCAGAACCACCAGGGCGACCTGGACATCGCCAAGCGCATGATCCGCATGGCCAAG GAATGCGGGGCCGACTGTGCCAAGTTCCAGAAGAGTGAGCTGGAGCACAAGTTCAACAAGGCAGCTCTGCAGAAGCCGTACACATCGCAGCACTCGTGGGGAGCCACATACGGAGACCACAAACGCTTCCTGGAGTTTAGTCACCAACAGTACCGTGAGCTGGCAAAGTTTGCAGAGGAAGTTGGCATCTTCTTCACAGCATCTGGCATGGATGAG ATGGCGGTAGAATTTCTCCACGAACTTAATGTGCCTTTCTTCAAAGTTGGTTCTGGAGACACCAATAACTTTCCATATCTGGAGAAAGCTGCCAAGAAAG GGCGGCCGATGGTAATTTCTAGTGGCATGCAGAGCATGGAGACAATGAGGAAAGTGTACCACACGGTGAAGCCCATCAACCCCAACTTCTGCTTGCTGCAGTGTACTAGTGCCTACCCCTTGGAGCCTGAAGATGTCCACCTGCGAGTCCTCACC GAATATCAGAAGGAGTTCCCGGACATTCCCATTGgatactctgggcatgagactggAATAGCGATCAGCATTGCAGCGGTGGCCCTCGGAGCCAAGGTGCTGGAGCGTCACGTGACCCTGGACAAGAGCTGGAAGGGCAGTGACCACCAGGCGTCTCTGGAGCCGGCCGAGCTGAGAGAGCTGGTCCACTGCATCCGCACTGTGGAGAGGGCCATGGGCTCTCCCCTCAAACAAATGCTGCCCTGCGAGGTGGCCTGTCACAACAAG CTGGGCAAGTCTATTGTTGCCAAGGTGCCCATTGCAGCAGGAACGATGCTGACACTGGACATGATGACCGTGAAGGTGGCAGTGCCCAATGGTGTGGACCCCAGCCACATCTTCAACCTGGTGGGCAAGCGGGTGAAGGCAAACGTTGGTGCTGATGCAACGATCACGGACGACGTGGTGGGAGAGCACAGCTCTTGA